In Campylobacter sp. 2014D-0216, the following proteins share a genomic window:
- a CDS encoding type VI secretion system Vgr family protein, whose product MNTNNSYLNLKINKLDFKITKAIIKESLDQIFLCECEGFYENIHDDIFSGNDEFDPSMLIDKEASLIINNPYENKKLDFSTDTDMIYNGVISYVEYLGINQNSANNIAKENFKQLNHKHFFKFNLHSPLIRLDFNKANRIYTHTNIIEAIKQTLAYYNTKLNKNIDFSNIHHTYETKELISQYNESDLEFITRLAHNHGIYFYEDKDSIYFYDFYTHKGKIKNVTFNPNINNHLNEACIYALNKEKQIQTNAFTHSSNNSKQPLSLYSLSAKEQNANIHYNEHSYESEYSFTQDINLKQSPTLKEKRSTMLNNILKAKSNIYHLSLNESIKINIQKENTQEYAIIAKEQILIDDAILANTINTNDNLNIKDLNLSKSYTNNLTLLPSFLTFTPSFKFKPKPPINTIGMVIGEDSNIENQRNTIYTDEYGRVKVRINLYANQEELDNKANIYHHSPFLRVASPIASNHSGFYHTPRIGDEVIISFLDDDIDKPFISGSLYNGVNSMPQYNYPRYKREIAEQTLNYLSAIPMYNKGLDELKLQENTDYNLNYKNEHYLTISNSTIGKNNADAKARNEITLKNDIDKEEFYILAQKDYKEEIGNNYEQTIKNNKTSEVGALYTEFITLGHMQNIIGFKNVNVGAQYLENTLLSKDTNVGLNNTLNVGISNEVNIGQNHEEKIGNDKRVIIDNNLEQDIKNDFIQRIGHNKNETIKGSYVLQTNQSIKFHSKKDLSIETNEYFKAEADDSISFKAKNDCSFTADNVNTLANQESTLVAQEQIISQVGENTTITQTKDKIILQVGKMQVIIDDKGLRVKGGDLRAD is encoded by the coding sequence ATGAATACAAACAACTCTTATCTTAACTTAAAAATTAACAAACTTGATTTTAAAATCACAAAAGCCATTATAAAAGAAAGCTTAGATCAGATCTTCTTATGTGAATGCGAAGGTTTTTATGAAAATATCCATGATGATATTTTTAGTGGTAATGATGAATTTGATCCTAGCATGCTTATTGATAAAGAAGCTTCACTTATAATCAACAATCCTTATGAAAACAAAAAATTAGATTTTTCAACCGATACTGACATGATATATAATGGCGTAATATCTTATGTTGAATACTTAGGCATTAATCAAAACAGTGCAAATAATATCGCAAAAGAAAACTTTAAACAATTAAATCATAAGCACTTTTTTAAGTTTAACCTACACTCTCCTTTAATTAGACTTGATTTTAATAAAGCAAATCGTATCTACACACATACAAATATAATAGAAGCGATCAAGCAAACTTTGGCTTATTATAACACCAAACTAAACAAAAACATTGATTTTTCTAATATTCATCATACATATGAAACTAAAGAATTGATTTCTCAATACAATGAAAGTGATTTAGAATTTATCACAAGATTAGCGCATAATCATGGTATTTATTTTTATGAGGATAAAGACAGTATCTATTTTTATGATTTTTATACTCATAAAGGTAAAATTAAAAATGTAACTTTTAACCCTAACATCAACAACCATCTTAATGAGGCTTGTATTTATGCACTCAATAAAGAAAAACAAATACAAACCAATGCTTTTACTCACTCTAGTAATAACTCCAAACAACCTTTAAGCTTATATTCCTTAAGCGCCAAAGAACAAAATGCTAATATACACTATAACGAGCATTCTTATGAAAGTGAATATTCTTTTACACAAGATATCAATCTAAAACAATCCCCTACTCTTAAAGAAAAAAGAAGCACTATGCTTAATAATATACTAAAAGCAAAAAGCAATATTTATCATCTTAGCTTAAATGAAAGTATTAAAATTAACATTCAAAAAGAAAACACTCAAGAGTATGCCATCATAGCCAAAGAACAAATTTTAATTGATGATGCTATTTTAGCCAATACTATCAATACTAATGATAATTTAAACATCAAAGACTTAAACCTAAGCAAATCTTACACAAATAACCTAACCCTACTTCCATCTTTTTTAACCTTTACACCTAGTTTTAAATTTAAACCAAAACCTCCAATTAATACCATAGGTATGGTGATAGGAGAAGATTCTAATATAGAAAACCAAAGAAACACCATATATACAGATGAATATGGAAGAGTAAAAGTAAGGATTAATCTTTATGCTAATCAAGAAGAATTAGACAATAAAGCAAATATCTATCATCATAGCCCATTCTTAAGAGTAGCTAGCCCTATAGCAAGCAATCATTCAGGTTTTTACCATACACCTAGAATTGGAGATGAAGTTATTATTTCATTTTTAGATGATGATATAGATAAACCTTTTATCAGTGGGAGTTTGTATAATGGGGTGAACTCTATGCCACAATACAACTACCCAAGATACAAAAGAGAGATCGCTGAACAAACACTAAATTATCTAAGTGCTATACCTATGTACAACAAAGGCTTAGATGAGCTTAAATTACAAGAAAATACAGATTATAACCTAAATTATAAAAATGAGCATTATTTAACTATATCTAATTCCACTATAGGAAAAAATAACGCCGATGCAAAAGCAAGAAATGAAATCACTTTAAAAAATGATATAGACAAGGAAGAATTTTACATTCTAGCACAAAAAGATTATAAAGAAGAAATAGGCAACAACTATGAGCAAACCATAAAAAATAACAAAACCTCAGAAGTGGGAGCTTTATATACTGAATTTATTACCTTAGGGCATATGCAAAATATCATAGGTTTTAAAAATGTCAATGTAGGTGCGCAGTATCTAGAAAACACCTTGCTTTCTAAAGACACCAATGTGGGTTTAAATAATACTTTGAATGTAGGAATTAGCAATGAAGTCAATATCGGACAAAATCATGAAGAAAAAATAGGAAATGATAAAAGAGTAATCATCGACAATAATCTAGAGCAAGATATCAAAAATGATTTTATCCAAAGAATAGGACATAATAAAAATGAAACCATAAAAGGTTCTTACGTGCTTCAAACCAATCAAAGTATAAAATTTCACTCCAAAAAAGATCTAAGCATAGAAACAAATGAGTATTTCAAAGCTGAAGCTGATGATTCCATAAGCTTTAAAGCTAAAAACGATTGCTCCTTTACAGCTGATAATGTAAATACTTTGGCAAATCAAGAAAGTACTTTAGTAGCACAAGAACAAATCATCTCTCAAGTAGGTGAAAATACCACCATTACGCAAACAAAAGATAAAATCATACTTCAAGTAGGAAAAATGCAAGTAATTATAGATGATAAAGGTTTAAGGGTAAAAGGAGGTGATTTAAGAGCGGATTAA
- a CDS encoding ankyrin repeat domain-containing protein has protein sequence MKTLEDIKAMSFEKKMQIQKQLFDFISNNDLENVKNLLKDYPIKESFYEAHFTYHHNNEDYELSLFDPAASLLRAAYACEENNNDFSILDYLFDEYGLSLKDPKYNFAFPDMKYIKEANEKYILMKEVEGEPNIYKKALIYAYILGTKNPNSQIIQYLVNRGAKFEVHDEGFSGRTPMHFWVMQNNYELLELAIKGGANVDTQTRLIQESEYNETLLFEAVKEPETYRVTKLLIELGANVNFATPRTPLDDARGSRNKKLLKDAGAMTSNEIRKKYNLPAYDDSHCEIDGKTDFDLLGKYRDECSKLLNDAIKKAKESE, from the coding sequence ATGAAAACATTAGAAGATATCAAAGCTATGAGTTTTGAAAAAAAAATGCAAATTCAAAAACAATTATTTGATTTTATTAGTAATAATGACTTAGAAAATGTTAAAAATCTTTTAAAAGATTATCCTATAAAAGAAAGCTTTTATGAGGCGCATTTTACATACCATCATAATAATGAAGATTATGAGTTATCTTTATTTGATCCGGCAGCAAGCTTATTAAGAGCTGCATATGCTTGCGAAGAAAATAATAATGATTTTTCTATTTTAGATTATTTATTTGATGAGTATGGTTTAAGTTTAAAAGATCCTAAATATAATTTTGCTTTTCCCGACATGAAATATATCAAAGAAGCTAATGAAAAATACATCTTAATGAAAGAAGTAGAAGGCGAGCCTAATATTTACAAAAAAGCTCTAATCTACGCATATATACTAGGTACTAAAAACCCAAATTCTCAAATCATACAATATCTAGTCAATCGTGGAGCTAAATTTGAAGTGCATGATGAAGGATTTTCCGGTAGGACTCCTATGCATTTTTGGGTTATGCAAAATAATTATGAATTATTAGAGCTAGCTATTAAAGGAGGAGCTAATGTAGATACACAAACCCGACTTATTCAAGAGAGTGAATACAATGAAACCCTTTTATTTGAAGCTGTAAAAGAACCTGAAACTTATAGGGTTACAAAGCTTTTAATCGAACTAGGAGCTAATGTAAATTTTGCTACCCCAAGAACTCCTTTAGATGATGCAAGAGGATCTAGAAATAAAAAGCTTTTAAAAGATGCAGGAGCAATGACTTCAAATGAAATTAGAAAAAAATATAATTTACCAGCATATGATGATTCTCATTGTGAAATTGATGGAAAAACTGACTTTGACTTATTAGGTAAATATCGTGATGAATGCTCTAAGCTTTTAAACGATGCCATAAAAAAGGCTAAAGAAAGTGAATAA
- a CDS encoding putative toxin has translation MNKGIEINFTDVNFHIKEFQKVYILENCKLYFYSPFHLQTQNGKEVKKKGESEVYLIDEDEKTIGIDKTSEQNQIKTREEARDKIIKDKKALFSNDEYGNNTINAYFDKKNINTLNDAYKERKDKPLSRNTENFKDYDVFYDVYTSKDNDIKSLNEELKYNDGFEVKDGIAKVEADFFDKCLKEKKYILIPRLVSLDKNETLHFDPVPLEDKGFVVTDFRMGKKGKKNIDLSFQRSIAKIKNPNLTLQSPKEFLQALNENRDLTEDDKKEQAQAIQEACEKKADEMTKILLKEDKSLKDIITNKQELKKKISRLQDNQNKSPKELSLLGRLEFLQRNQDKAKKHKSIIKDLQNPQQASNGKQNGVKNADPLDMMATNNTTPNQEEQKNENINSKDIGDAGEYAASMLFTKRSTRYLSNRRKLDANFNTHSFNHAIPDFLVTLNDYPTLIEVKNVKDQALTEQISFELKLAREYELDYLFLCNHYTKLIDNITNLEIFNKDNKNHKGSRSGFIYHRHFHRSIKTVFKEMYLHHIKGATPNKIMIKRLNLNDPVHIEEELNKNKQIQKN, from the coding sequence GTGAATAAAGGAATAGAAATTAACTTTACTGATGTCAATTTTCATATCAAAGAATTTCAAAAGGTTTATATACTAGAAAATTGCAAATTGTATTTTTACAGTCCTTTTCATTTGCAAACACAAAATGGAAAAGAAGTGAAAAAAAAGGGTGAGTCCGAAGTTTATCTTATAGACGAGGATGAAAAAACTATAGGCATTGATAAAACTTCAGAGCAAAACCAAATAAAAACAAGAGAAGAAGCAAGAGATAAAATAATAAAGGATAAAAAAGCATTATTTAGCAACGATGAATATGGAAATAATACAATCAATGCTTATTTTGATAAGAAGAATATTAACACGCTAAATGATGCCTATAAAGAAAGAAAAGATAAACCTTTATCAAGAAATACTGAAAATTTTAAAGACTATGATGTATTTTACGATGTTTATACAAGTAAAGATAATGATATCAAAAGCTTAAATGAAGAGTTAAAATATAACGATGGCTTTGAAGTAAAAGATGGTATAGCTAAAGTTGAAGCAGATTTTTTTGATAAATGTCTAAAAGAAAAAAAATATATTTTAATACCAAGATTAGTATCTTTAGATAAAAATGAAACATTACACTTTGATCCTGTGCCTTTAGAAGATAAGGGCTTTGTAGTGACTGATTTTAGAATGGGAAAAAAGGGAAAGAAAAATATAGATTTAAGCTTTCAAAGAAGCATAGCTAAAATAAAAAATCCTAATTTAACTTTGCAAAGTCCTAAAGAATTCCTACAAGCTTTGAATGAAAATAGAGATTTAACAGAAGATGATAAAAAAGAGCAAGCACAAGCTATTCAAGAAGCTTGCGAAAAAAAAGCAGATGAGATGACTAAAATCTTGCTTAAAGAGGATAAAAGTTTAAAAGATATTATTACAAATAAGCAAGAATTAAAGAAAAAAATTAGCAGATTGCAAGATAATCAAAACAAATCACCTAAAGAACTAAGCCTACTAGGTAGACTTGAATTTTTACAAAGAAATCAAGATAAAGCTAAAAAACATAAAAGCATTATAAAAGATCTTCAAAACCCTCAACAAGCTAGCAATGGCAAGCAAAATGGTGTTAAAAATGCAGATCCTTTAGATATGATGGCAACAAACAACACCACCCCAAACCAAGAAGAACAAAAAAATGAAAATATCAATTCTAAAGACATAGGAGATGCAGGAGAATATGCTGCTTCTATGCTTTTTACTAAAAGATCAACTAGGTATTTATCTAATAGAAGAAAACTAGATGCTAATTTTAACACTCATAGTTTTAATCACGCCATACCTGATTTTTTAGTAACGCTAAATGATTACCCTACTTTAATAGAGGTCAAAAATGTCAAAGATCAAGCTTTAACAGAACAAATAAGCTTTGAACTAAAACTTGCTAGAGAATATGAACTTGATTATTTATTTTTATGTAATCATTACACAAAATTAATAGATAATATAACTAATCTAGAGATATTTAATAAAGACAATAAAAACCATAAAGGATCAAGAAGTGGTTTTATCTACCATAGGCATTTCCACAGGAGTATAAAAACAGTTTTTAAAGAAATGTATCTACATCACATAAAAGGAGCAACACCTAATAAAATCATGATAAAAAGATTAAATTTAAATGACCCTGTTCATATAGAAGAGGAATTAAACAAAAACAAACAAATACAAAAAAACTAA
- a CDS encoding ankyrin repeat domain-containing protein: MKTLEDIKAMSFEKKMQIQKQLFDFISNNDLENVKNLLKDYPIKESFYETHFKKQNSKDELSLFDPCTTIVRAAFTCGNYDNDFSILDYLFDEYGLSLKDPKYNLRFVDMKYIKEANEKYILMKEVEGEPNIYKNALIYAYILNAKNPNSQIIQYLVNRGAKFEVHEDDFGRTPMHFWARRNNYELLELAIKGGANVDTQTRLIQESEYNETLLFEAVKEPETYRVTKLLIELGANVNFATPTTPLDIARGSRNKKLLKDAGAMTSAQLDKKYNIYWDSKECEKDKSYMEKYCKLLNDAIKKAKESE, translated from the coding sequence ATGAAAACATTAGAAGATATCAAAGCTATGAGTTTTGAAAAAAAAATGCAAATTCAAAAACAATTATTTGATTTTATTAGTAATAATGACTTAGAAAATGTTAAAAATCTTTTAAAAGATTATCCCATAAAAGAAAGCTTTTATGAGACGCATTTTAAAAAACAAAACAGCAAGGATGAATTATCTTTGTTTGATCCTTGCACAACTATAGTAAGAGCTGCATTTACTTGTGGAAATTATGATAATGATTTTTCTATTTTAGATTATTTATTTGATGAGTATGGTTTAAGTTTAAAAGATCCTAAATATAATCTTCGCTTTGTAGATATGAAATATATCAAAGAAGCTAATGAAAAATACATCTTAATGAAAGAAGTAGAAGGTGAGCCTAATATTTACAAAAATGCTCTAATCTACGCATATATACTCAATGCTAAAAACCCAAATTCTCAAATCATACAATATCTAGTCAATCGTGGAGCTAAATTTGAAGTGCATGAAGATGACTTTGGTAGGACTCCTATGCATTTTTGGGCTAGACGCAATAATTATGAATTATTAGAGCTAGCTATTAAAGGAGGAGCTAATGTAGATACACAAACCCGACTTATTCAAGAGAGTGAATACAATGAAACCCTTTTATTTGAAGCTGTAAAAGAACCTGAAACTTATAGGGTTACAAAGCTTTTAATCGAACTAGGAGCTAATGTAAATTTTGCTACCCCAACCACCCCTTTAGATATCGCAAGAGGATCTAGAAATAAAAAGCTTTTAAAAGATGCAGGAGCAATGACTTCAGCTCAACTTGATAAAAAATACAATATATATTGGGATAGTAAAGAGTGTGAAAAAGATAAAAGCTATATGGAGAAATATTGTAAACTTTTAAACGATGCCATAAAAAAGGCTAAAGAAAGTGAATAA
- a CDS encoding AHH domain-containing protein, with amino-acid sequence MPHRGRHPNEYHEYILEKMSKIDKIARGDKNKFLKEFEKLKEEIKNNPALLHKDYYKERK; translated from the coding sequence ATGCCACATCGCGGAAGACATCCTAATGAATATCATGAATACATTCTTGAAAAAATGAGTAAAATTGATAAAATAGCAAGAGGAGATAAGAATAAATTCTTAAAAGAATTTGAAAAACTCAAAGAAGAAATAAAAAACAACCCTGCTTTACTTCATAAAGATTACTATAAGGAGAGAAAATAA